A region of Beijerinckia sp. 28-YEA-48 DNA encodes the following proteins:
- a CDS encoding DNA polymerase III subunit gamma/tau codes for MSDGRDEQTSGASTADEPGLGLDLGPGLGLDLGAAPAAGPTGAYRVLARKYRPSSFDDLIGQEAMVRTLTNAFKLNRIHQAYLLTGVRGVGKTTTARILARAFNYELPAKDGHPAIDRPSIDMPELGAHCQAIIESRHVDVIEMDAASHTGVDDVREIIEGARYRPVMARYKVYIIDEVHMLSKSAFNALLKTLEEPPEHVKFLFATTESEKVPVTVRSRCQRFDLRRVESDVLIGHLGKLCTSEKVDIDERALSLIARAAEGSVRDSLSLLDQAIAHAAAGEPISAQSIRTMLGTGDRGRIIDLFQAVMKGDIAVALDGLKELYDQGADPALVLTDLAEFIHFVTRLKLAPESRLDASIGQDERTRGREFADTLSIGVLTRAWQIISKGIMDLKSSPRPLAAADMVLVRLAYATDLPSPEDVLRRLADSPNEGPAPSRAMVSNGGGGGGGAVAVAGGARPMLATSSPAPRVQVQASTAPRVQLARFEDVVALAQINRDIQLKMALERDVRLVRFEQGSIEFALAPGASAQLAATLSRKLQDWTGQRWMAVVVSAEGAPTILEQRDARKQDLLVGVRADPLVRSVLERFPGAEIVGVKSAEDALPPPEPMLLAGPSDDEIGYTDDSYTEDDL; via the coding sequence ATGAGCGACGGGCGCGACGAACAGACATCGGGAGCGTCCACGGCGGACGAACCGGGCCTCGGGCTTGATCTTGGCCCAGGGCTTGGCCTTGATCTTGGTGCAGCGCCGGCCGCAGGCCCCACGGGGGCCTATCGGGTGCTGGCTCGCAAATACCGGCCGTCGAGCTTCGACGATCTGATCGGCCAGGAGGCGATGGTTCGCACCCTGACCAATGCCTTCAAACTCAACCGCATTCATCAGGCCTATCTGCTGACCGGCGTGCGCGGTGTCGGCAAGACGACGACGGCGCGTATCCTGGCGCGGGCCTTCAACTACGAACTGCCCGCCAAGGACGGTCATCCGGCCATCGACCGCCCGTCAATCGACATGCCGGAGCTCGGCGCCCACTGCCAGGCGATCATCGAATCGCGCCATGTCGACGTCATCGAGATGGACGCCGCCTCGCACACTGGCGTCGACGACGTGCGCGAAATCATCGAGGGCGCCCGCTATCGCCCGGTGATGGCGCGCTACAAAGTCTATATCATCGACGAAGTGCACATGCTGTCGAAGTCGGCTTTCAACGCGCTGTTGAAGACGCTCGAAGAGCCGCCGGAGCATGTGAAGTTTCTGTTCGCGACGACGGAAAGCGAGAAAGTGCCGGTGACAGTGCGCTCGCGTTGTCAGCGCTTCGATCTGCGCCGCGTCGAATCGGATGTACTGATCGGCCATCTCGGCAAGCTCTGCACGAGCGAGAAGGTCGATATCGACGAACGGGCGCTGTCTCTCATCGCCCGCGCCGCCGAAGGCTCGGTGCGCGATTCCCTGTCGCTGCTCGACCAGGCCATTGCGCACGCCGCCGCCGGCGAGCCGATCAGCGCCCAGAGCATCCGCACCATGCTCGGCACCGGCGATCGCGGCCGCATCATCGACCTGTTCCAGGCGGTGATGAAAGGCGACATCGCCGTCGCTCTCGACGGCCTGAAGGAACTCTACGACCAGGGCGCCGATCCGGCGCTGGTGCTGACCGACCTGGCCGAATTCATCCATTTCGTCACCCGGCTGAAGCTGGCGCCGGAGTCGCGGCTCGACGCCTCGATCGGCCAGGACGAGCGCACCCGTGGCCGCGAGTTCGCCGACACGCTCAGCATCGGCGTGCTCACCCGCGCCTGGCAGATCATTTCCAAGGGGATCATGGATCTCAAGTCGTCGCCGCGCCCCCTGGCCGCCGCCGACATGGTTCTGGTTCGCCTAGCTTACGCGACCGATCTGCCGAGCCCCGAGGATGTGCTGCGCCGGCTGGCCGACAGCCCCAATGAAGGTCCGGCCCCATCTCGCGCCATGGTCAGTAACGGTGGTGGTGGCGGCGGTGGCGCCGTGGCCGTCGCTGGCGGCGCACGACCGATGTTGGCCACATCGTCGCCGGCGCCGCGCGTTCAGGTTCAGGCGAGCACCGCACCGCGCGTGCAGCTCGCCCGTTTCGAGGACGTGGTGGCGCTGGCCCAGATCAACCGCGACATCCAGCTCAAAATGGCGCTCGAGCGCGACGTGCGCCTGGTGCGTTTCGAGCAAGGCTCGATCGAATTCGCTTTGGCGCCGGGCGCTTCGGCGCAGCTTGCCGCCACCCTGTCGCGCAAACTGCAGGATTGGACCGGCCAGCGCTGGATGGCGGTGGTGGTTTCGGCCGAAGGCGCGCCAACTATTCTTGAGCAGCGCGACGCGCGCAAACAGGATCTTCTGGTTGGCGTGCGCGCCGATCCCCTGGTGCGCAGCGTGCTCGAACGTTTTCCCGGCGCCGAAATCGTCGGGGTGAAATCGGCCGAGGACGCCTTGCCGCCGCCCGAGCCGATGCTGCTTGCCGGGCCGAGCGACGATGAAATCGGCTATACTGACGACAGCTACACCGAAGATGATCTTTAA
- a CDS encoding CoA-acylating methylmalonate-semialdehyde dehydrogenase — translation MRELTHFIGGQHVKGTSGRFTEAYEPMTGETISKVPLASKAEVRAAIENAIAAQPKWAATNPQRRARVMMKFVDLLNRDMDALAELLAREHGKTIPDAKGDIMRGLEVAEFAIGVPHLMKGEFTEGAGPNIDIYSIRQPLGVVAGITPFNFPAMIPMWKFAPAIACGNAFILKPSERDIGVPLRLAELMIEAGLPPGILNVVNGDKEAVDCLLDDPDIKAVGFVGSTAIAEYVYARAAASGKRVQCFGGAKNHMVIMPDADMDQAVDALIGAGYGSAGERCMAVSVAVPVGKGTADELVKRLIPRVESLKVGPSTDVAADYGPLVSRAHLDKVKSYVDIGVKEGAKLLVDGRGFKMQGYENGFYLGGCLFDDVTPDMRIYKEEIFGPVLSVVRANAYEDALRLCNDHEYGNGVAIFTRDGDAARDFASRVQVGMIGVNVPIPVPIAYYTFGGWKRSGFGDLNQHGPDSIRFYTKTKTVTSRWPSGIKDGASFVIPTMG, via the coding sequence ATGCGCGAACTGACACATTTCATCGGCGGCCAGCACGTTAAGGGCACGTCCGGACGCTTTACCGAAGCCTATGAGCCGATGACCGGCGAAACCATTTCCAAAGTACCCCTGGCCTCGAAGGCCGAAGTCCGCGCCGCCATCGAGAACGCCATTGCCGCCCAGCCGAAGTGGGCCGCCACCAATCCGCAGCGCCGCGCCCGCGTGATGATGAAATTCGTCGATCTGCTCAACCGCGACATGGACGCGCTCGCCGAACTGCTGGCGCGCGAACACGGCAAGACCATTCCCGATGCCAAGGGCGACATCATGCGCGGCCTCGAAGTTGCGGAATTCGCCATCGGCGTGCCGCATCTGATGAAGGGTGAATTCACCGAAGGCGCTGGCCCGAACATCGACATCTATTCGATCCGCCAGCCGCTCGGCGTCGTCGCCGGCATCACGCCGTTCAACTTCCCGGCGATGATCCCGATGTGGAAATTCGCCCCGGCCATCGCCTGCGGCAATGCCTTCATCCTCAAGCCGTCGGAACGCGATATCGGCGTGCCGCTGCGCCTCGCCGAACTGATGATCGAGGCCGGCCTGCCGCCGGGCATCCTCAATGTGGTCAACGGCGATAAGGAAGCTGTCGATTGCCTGCTCGACGATCCCGATATCAAGGCCGTCGGCTTTGTCGGCTCGACCGCCATCGCCGAATATGTCTATGCGCGCGCCGCAGCCTCAGGCAAGCGCGTGCAATGCTTCGGCGGCGCCAAGAACCACATGGTGATCATGCCGGATGCCGACATGGACCAGGCGGTCGATGCGCTGATCGGCGCTGGCTACGGCTCGGCCGGCGAGCGCTGCATGGCGGTCTCCGTTGCCGTGCCGGTTGGCAAGGGCACCGCCGACGAATTGGTGAAGCGCCTCATCCCGCGCGTCGAATCCCTGAAGGTTGGCCCCTCGACTGATGTTGCCGCCGATTACGGCCCGCTCGTCAGCCGCGCTCATCTCGACAAGGTGAAGTCCTATGTCGATATCGGCGTCAAGGAAGGCGCCAAGCTGCTCGTCGATGGTCGCGGCTTCAAGATGCAGGGCTATGAAAATGGCTTCTACCTCGGCGGCTGCCTGTTCGACGATGTGACGCCCGACATGCGCATCTACAAGGAAGAGATTTTCGGGCCGGTGCTGTCGGTGGTTCGCGCCAATGCCTATGAAGACGCGCTGCGCCTGTGCAACGATCACGAATATGGCAATGGTGTCGCCATCTTCACCCGCGACGGCGACGCGGCGCGCGATTTCGCCTCGCGCGTGCAGGTCGGCATGATCGGCGTCAACGTGCCGATCCCGGTGCCGATCGCCTATTACACCTTCGGCGGCTGGAAGCGTTCGGGCTTCGGCGACCTCAATCAACACGGCCCGGATTCGATCCGCTTCTACACCAAGACGAAGACGGTGACGTCGCGCTGGCCGAGCGGCATCAAGGACGGCGCCAGCTTCGTCATCCCGACGATGGGCTGA
- a CDS encoding tripartite tricarboxylate transporter substrate-binding protein — MRTLALAFTAALAAQAASAQQSVGDFYRSKPISFIIGTGEGGGYDFSSRLAAQYLGKFLPGNPTIIPRNMPGAGSIAAAEYVYSVAPKDGTTLAMFQPTFILEKLNDPNRKYVSQDLTYIGRMDSATLVGLVWHNSPAQTIEEAKKTEVILSANAAAGTSATIPWALNRMIGTKFKVILGYNSSAAMGLAVERGEAFGNGSTSWDYLLTKQDWFDEKKMKILYVIALERFSKLPDVPTVLELTNDPRNKNALKLIASTSSVGRAIVAPPQNEPTRTAALRDAYAAMMKDPTFLADAEKRRLGVDPLDGKALQSLVADVATQPQDIVDLLKEMTLPPN; from the coding sequence ATGAGAACTCTGGCATTGGCATTCACCGCCGCTCTGGCGGCCCAAGCCGCCTCGGCGCAGCAGAGCGTTGGCGACTTTTACCGCAGCAAGCCGATCTCCTTCATCATCGGCACGGGCGAAGGCGGAGGTTACGATTTCTCGTCGCGCCTCGCCGCGCAATATCTCGGCAAGTTCCTGCCGGGCAATCCGACGATCATCCCGCGCAACATGCCAGGTGCTGGCAGCATCGCGGCGGCCGAATATGTCTATTCCGTTGCACCGAAGGACGGCACGACGCTGGCGATGTTCCAGCCGACGTTTATTCTCGAAAAGCTGAACGATCCGAACCGCAAATATGTGTCGCAGGATCTCACCTATATCGGCCGCATGGATTCAGCCACGCTCGTCGGTCTCGTCTGGCACAACTCGCCGGCGCAGACGATCGAGGAGGCGAAGAAGACCGAGGTCATACTCTCGGCCAATGCGGCGGCTGGCACGTCTGCGACCATTCCCTGGGCCCTTAATCGAATGATCGGCACCAAGTTCAAGGTCATCCTGGGCTATAATTCCAGCGCCGCCATGGGGCTGGCGGTCGAGCGTGGCGAGGCCTTCGGCAATGGCAGCACCAGCTGGGATTACCTTTTGACCAAGCAGGACTGGTTCGACGAAAAGAAGATGAAGATTCTTTACGTCATCGCCCTGGAGCGTTTCTCCAAATTGCCCGACGTGCCGACGGTGTTGGAGCTGACCAACGATCCGCGCAACAAGAATGCGCTGAAGCTGATCGCCTCGACCTCATCGGTCGGCCGCGCCATCGTCGCGCCGCCGCAGAACGAGCCGACGCGCACGGCGGCGCTGCGCGACGCCTATGCGGCGATGATGAAGGATCCGACCTTCCTGGCCGATGCGGAGAAGCGTCGCCTCGGCGTCGATCCGCTCGACGGCAAGGCGCTGCAAAGCCTGGTTGCCGATGTCGCGACCCAGCCACAGGACATTGTCGATCTGTTGAAGGAAATGACCCTGCCGCCGAATTAG
- a CDS encoding glycosyltransferase, with product MSILAQSAAALAATLLSIQVASAAIAMVRCRKGAPVGPVSKPKGISIVRPLCGLEPYSRETIEASFHIDWPDYELIFCVADAQDPIVPLAQAAIDRHPHIAARLLIGMEHLGPNPKLNNMAKGFRGARFDVIVFVDSNLLVAPDYLRRLTGAWREDAGMVTAPAFGDRPDGFWSMLECAMLNSYQARIQYAVDTLGSGFAQGKSLMFRRADLERGGLESLASEPAEDAAATKMMRGKKRDIAVAGPPYPQLLGRRTLAQVWGRHLRWARLRRASFPVLFAPEIFSGVLPPLAATLVAAHGAGINLLAATVVFLAVWYIPEWLLTRIAGWPRSAALLPAMVLRDILLPALYFCAFFGRSVTWNGTKVDLAAAPKRRVLLRPKLIANAISAGSARLARVSLVRSLKTLRRS from the coding sequence ATGTCGATTCTCGCGCAGTCCGCCGCAGCACTCGCCGCCACGCTTCTCTCCATCCAGGTCGCCAGCGCCGCGATCGCGATGGTTCGATGCCGCAAGGGTGCGCCTGTTGGCCCGGTGAGCAAGCCGAAAGGCATTTCGATCGTCCGCCCGCTGTGTGGCCTCGAACCCTATTCACGTGAAACGATCGAAGCCTCCTTCCATATCGACTGGCCCGACTACGAGCTGATTTTCTGCGTCGCCGATGCGCAAGATCCCATTGTGCCGCTGGCGCAAGCGGCGATCGATCGGCATCCGCATATTGCCGCCCGCCTGCTCATCGGCATGGAGCATCTCGGCCCCAACCCGAAGCTCAATAACATGGCCAAGGGCTTTCGCGGCGCCCGCTTCGACGTCATCGTTTTCGTCGACAGCAATCTGCTCGTCGCACCCGACTATCTGCGTCGGCTCACCGGCGCCTGGCGCGAAGACGCCGGCATGGTGACAGCACCAGCCTTCGGCGACCGGCCGGACGGGTTTTGGTCGATGCTCGAATGCGCCATGCTGAACAGCTATCAGGCGCGCATCCAATATGCGGTCGACACGCTCGGCTCCGGCTTCGCCCAGGGCAAATCGCTGATGTTCCGCCGCGCCGATCTCGAACGCGGCGGCCTCGAATCGCTCGCCAGCGAACCGGCCGAGGACGCCGCGGCGACCAAGATGATGCGCGGCAAGAAGCGCGACATCGCCGTCGCCGGGCCGCCCTATCCGCAATTGTTGGGACGCCGCACCCTGGCGCAGGTCTGGGGCCGGCATCTGCGCTGGGCGCGGTTGCGCCGCGCCAGCTTCCCCGTCCTCTTCGCGCCCGAAATCTTCAGTGGCGTCCTGCCGCCGCTGGCGGCGACCCTGGTCGCCGCCCATGGGGCAGGGATCAATCTCCTGGCCGCCACGGTTGTGTTTCTGGCGGTGTGGTACATTCCGGAATGGCTGCTGACGCGCATCGCCGGCTGGCCCCGATCGGCAGCTTTGCTGCCGGCTATGGTGCTGCGCGATATCTTGTTGCCAGCGCTGTATTTCTGCGCCTTCTTCGGCCGTTCCGTCACCTGGAACGGCACCAAGGTGGATCTCGCCGCCGCGCCCAAACGGCGCGTTCTGCTGCGCCCGAAACTCATCGCCAACGCCATTTCGGCTGGCAGCGCCCGTCTCGCCCGCGTCTCCCTGGTGCGCTCCCTGAAGACCCTGCGCCGTTCCTGA
- a CDS encoding alpha/beta hydrolase, which yields MPYSTRNGLKIHYEIHGEGHPLVLIHANPFDRRLWLYQIARFSPFYRVIAVDLRGYGLSDKPEIPFTLRDMMDDVLGVCHDQGVGEAIFAGVSVGSGIALLTALDHPERTKAIVLVGGSSSGPRNPETIVAGFDPDDPGAYMMTLMRGYVAPGFADTPQGKWLLDLFVENSAHLSSKCIAQIFRTRGNFDMTARLGEVKTPTLVINGEYDESLEAGRLTASRIANARHVVLPNTGHACCIEDAPAFDQAMISFLADHHLIPEGALKHR from the coding sequence ATGCCCTACTCGACCCGAAATGGCCTGAAAATCCACTACGAGATTCATGGCGAGGGGCATCCCCTGGTCCTGATCCACGCCAATCCCTTCGATCGACGTCTGTGGCTCTATCAAATCGCGCGCTTCTCGCCGTTCTATCGCGTCATCGCGGTTGATCTGCGCGGATACGGGCTCTCCGACAAGCCCGAAATCCCGTTCACCTTGCGCGACATGATGGATGACGTGCTCGGCGTCTGCCACGACCAGGGCGTCGGCGAGGCGATTTTCGCCGGCGTCAGCGTCGGCTCCGGCATCGCCCTTTTAACGGCGCTTGATCATCCAGAGCGCACCAAAGCGATCGTGCTCGTCGGCGGATCGAGCAGCGGGCCGAGGAACCCCGAAACGATCGTTGCCGGCTTCGATCCGGATGATCCGGGCGCGTATATGATGACGTTGATGCGCGGCTATGTGGCGCCGGGCTTCGCCGACACGCCGCAGGGCAAATGGCTGCTCGATCTTTTCGTCGAGAACTCCGCCCATCTGTCGTCGAAATGCATTGCGCAGATTTTCCGCACGCGCGGCAACTTCGACATGACAGCGCGTCTTGGCGAAGTGAAAACGCCGACCCTAGTCATCAATGGCGAATATGACGAATCCCTGGAAGCCGGTCGTCTCACAGCCTCACGCATTGCCAACGCCCGGCATGTGGTTCTGCCCAATACGGGCCATGCCTGCTGCATCGAAGATGCGCCGGCCTTCGACCAGGCGATGATCAGCTTTCTCGCCGATCATCACCTGATCCCAGAGGGCGCTCTGAAGCACCGTTAG
- the nudC gene encoding NAD(+) diphosphatase, which yields MQNHISAGELSAATGYAFNPIDRLSERRDEPGLFDSFFDDPTSRFVVIGRDRPVLKSQDGTLDPLHTRAEALAIGPARETVLLGKEGERALFALMIDDSAITIEETVSASGLIDTRRQIIPGRPDLVVRDLRSVATEGLLPTAQVGYLGQAKSVMYWHAHHRFCSNCGAPSHVVGAGWRRECPTCGAQHFPRTDPVVIMLAVSGDDCLLGRSGRFGKGMYSALAGFLEPGETIEDAVRREILEESGIRIGRVAYIASQPWPFPSSLMIGCVAQALNRDIVVDQTELEDCRWFTRQDVDLMLRRSHPDGFEAPHPIAIAHHLLRAWHEGKTPAV from the coding sequence ATGCAAAATCATATCTCCGCCGGGGAATTGTCCGCCGCCACCGGCTATGCCTTCAACCCCATCGACCGCCTGTCCGAACGCCGCGATGAACCGGGCCTTTTCGACAGCTTTTTCGACGATCCCACCAGCCGTTTTGTCGTCATCGGCCGTGACCGGCCGGTGCTGAAAAGCCAGGACGGCACGCTTGACCCGCTGCACACCCGGGCCGAGGCCCTGGCGATCGGCCCGGCGCGAGAAACCGTGCTGCTTGGTAAGGAAGGCGAGCGCGCCCTTTTCGCCCTAATGATCGACGACAGCGCCATCACGATCGAGGAAACGGTGAGCGCCAGCGGGCTCATCGACACCCGCCGGCAGATCATTCCCGGCCGGCCCGACCTGGTGGTGCGCGACCTGCGCTCCGTCGCCACCGAGGGCCTGCTGCCCACAGCCCAAGTCGGCTATCTCGGCCAGGCCAAGAGCGTCATGTATTGGCATGCCCACCATCGCTTCTGCAGCAATTGCGGCGCGCCCTCCCATGTGGTCGGCGCCGGCTGGCGGCGTGAATGCCCCACCTGCGGCGCGCAGCATTTTCCGCGCACCGATCCGGTGGTGATCATGCTGGCGGTGAGCGGTGACGACTGCCTGCTCGGCCGTTCCGGCCGCTTCGGCAAGGGCATGTATTCGGCGCTCGCCGGCTTTCTCGAGCCCGGCGAGACGATCGAGGATGCGGTGCGCCGGGAAATCCTGGAGGAATCGGGCATCCGAATCGGCCGCGTCGCCTATATCGCCTCGCAGCCCTGGCCCTTCCCCTCCTCGCTGATGATCGGCTGCGTGGCGCAGGCGCTCAATCGCGACATCGTCGTCGACCAGACCGAGCTGGAGGATTGCCGCTGGTTCACCCGACAGGATGTCGATTTGATGCTCCGGCGCAGCCACCCCGACGGCTTTGAAGCGCCCCACCCGATCGCCATCGCCCATCACCTGCTGCGCGCCTGGCACGAAGGCAAAACGCCGGCCGTCTAA
- a CDS encoding UDP-2,3-diacylglucosamine diphosphatase produces MSESRHVRTLFLSDVHLGTRGCQATALLDFLRVYDADTIYLVGDIVDGWRLRQSWYWPQEHNDVVQKMLRKVRKGTRVIYVPGNHDEFFRDYVGSNFGGIEIEEESIHRCADGRSMLILHGDKFDTVVRNVRWLALLGDWAYDFAIWLNGHIARVRRYFGLPYWSFSQWSKDKVKRAVSFISAFENAVVTDAHRHGVEVVLCGHIHKPTMRTVDGVLYINTGDWVESCSAVVENQDGRLELIHWHQVAEAFAPVSVKELSSELIA; encoded by the coding sequence ATGTCCGAATCCAGACATGTCCGAACCCTCTTCCTCTCGGATGTCCATCTGGGCACGCGAGGCTGCCAGGCCACGGCGCTGCTCGATTTTCTCAGGGTCTACGATGCCGATACCATCTATCTGGTCGGCGATATCGTTGACGGTTGGCGCCTGCGCCAGAGCTGGTATTGGCCGCAGGAACATAACGACGTGGTGCAGAAGATGCTGCGCAAGGTGCGTAAGGGCACGCGCGTCATCTATGTGCCGGGCAATCACGATGAATTCTTCCGCGACTATGTCGGCTCGAATTTCGGCGGCATCGAAATCGAGGAAGAATCCATTCATCGCTGCGCCGACGGTCGCTCGATGCTGATCCTGCACGGCGACAAGTTCGATACGGTCGTGCGCAACGTGCGCTGGCTGGCTCTGCTCGGCGACTGGGCCTATGACTTCGCCATCTGGCTCAACGGTCATATCGCTCGCGTGCGCCGCTACTTTGGCTTGCCCTATTGGTCCTTCTCGCAGTGGAGCAAGGACAAGGTCAAACGCGCGGTGAGCTTCATCAGCGCCTTCGAGAATGCAGTGGTGACCGATGCGCACCGCCATGGTGTCGAGGTCGTGCTGTGCGGCCACATCCATAAGCCGACCATGCGCACCGTCGATGGCGTGCTCTATATCAACACCGGCGACTGGGTTGAATCCTGCTCGGCCGTGGTCGAGAACCAAGACGGTCGCCTGGAACTGATCCATTGGCACCAAGTGGCTGAGGCTTTCGCGCCCGTGTCAGTGAAAGAGCTGAGCAGCGAACTGATCGCCTGA
- a CDS encoding glycosyltransferase family 1 protein yields the protein MALSFVDAGHPAARKRRPRPQIQAADRTDPLRLLLVTDAWSPQINGVSRTYEWLSRTLPELGVDLHLLTPQGYRSVPMPSYPAIRLALPPPRSVPHRIAAVAPHIVHIATEGPIGLLARLYCHRRRIPFTTCFHTRYPEYIAARWPIPERWSYAALRWFHNGAAATMAATQALASELRGHGYARMVHWRRGIDTKLFAEGPVAQFDLPRPWFLFAGRLAVEKNIEAFLQLDLPGTKLVAGDGPARAMLQQKYPHARFLGALSSAELGTVYRAADVFVFPSRTDTFGLVMAEALAAGLPVACYPSDGARAIFDGEACGVIGTDLRQAALSALRIDKALCRKVGASHSLERSARSFLSIVENAKAATSLPWR from the coding sequence ATGGCGCTCTCTTTCGTCGATGCCGGGCATCCGGCGGCGCGCAAACGTCGGCCTCGGCCGCAAATTCAGGCAGCCGATCGCACCGATCCGCTGCGCCTGCTCTTGGTGACCGACGCCTGGTCGCCACAGATCAATGGCGTTTCGCGCACTTATGAATGGCTATCACGGACGCTACCGGAGCTGGGCGTCGATCTGCATCTACTGACGCCGCAGGGCTATCGGTCGGTCCCGATGCCGTCCTACCCCGCCATCCGCCTGGCCCTGCCGCCGCCGCGCAGCGTGCCGCACCGCATCGCCGCCGTCGCACCGCATATTGTCCATATCGCCACAGAAGGGCCGATCGGCCTTTTGGCGCGGCTCTATTGCCACCGCCGGCGCATTCCCTTCACCACCTGCTTCCACACGCGCTATCCCGAATATATCGCGGCGCGTTGGCCGATTCCCGAGCGCTGGAGCTATGCGGCTCTGCGCTGGTTCCACAATGGCGCGGCAGCGACGATGGCCGCGACGCAGGCGCTTGCCAGCGAACTGCGCGGCCATGGCTACGCCCGCATGGTGCATTGGCGGCGCGGCATAGACACCAAGCTCTTCGCCGAAGGCCCTGTGGCGCAGTTCGATCTGCCACGGCCCTGGTTCCTGTTCGCTGGCCGGCTGGCGGTGGAAAAGAACATCGAGGCCTTTCTCCAGCTCGATCTGCCCGGTACCAAACTGGTGGCCGGCGACGGCCCGGCGCGGGCAATGCTGCAGCAGAAATATCCCCACGCCCGCTTTCTCGGCGCGCTCTCGAGCGCCGAACTGGGCACGGTCTATCGCGCCGCCGATGTGTTTGTCTTTCCGAGCCGCACCGACACGTTCGGCCTCGTCATGGCGGAAGCCTTGGCCGCCGGCCTGCCGGTCGCTTGCTATCCCTCAGATGGCGCCCGCGCTATTTTCGATGGCGAAGCCTGCGGCGTGATCGGCACGGATCTGCGCCAGGCGGCGCTGTCAGCGCTACGCATCGACAAGGCGCTGTGCCGTAAGGTCGGTGCGTCGCACAGCCTGGAACGCAGCGCCCGCAGCTTTCTGTCGATCGTGGAGAATGCCAAGGCGGCGACCAGCCTGCCGTGGCGATAG